In Daucus carota subsp. sativus chromosome 4, DH1 v3.0, whole genome shotgun sequence, one DNA window encodes the following:
- the LOC108218324 gene encoding mannan endo-1,4-beta-mannosidase 5 has product MACFGRIAFIFALVFFSLALVSNARHNPLHHSRHRQKFVSVKGSHFSLKRSPFLFNGFNSYWMMSVAADLNMRHQVTQVFRDASAAGMSVCRTWAFADGGSNALQLSPGNYDERVFQGLDFVISEAKRFNIYLILSFVNNYKDYGGRQQYVQWARNAGVQVKNDDDFYTHPVVKGYYRNHVQRVITRINTITKVAYKDDSTIMAWELMNEPRCDVDYSGRTVNGWVQEMASLVKSIDKKHLLTIGMEGFYGDTMPEKKQFNPGYQVGTDYISNHLIKEIDFATIHAYPDIWLANQNEAAQMAFMGRWMRSHHTDAKTILKKPLVIAEFGKSSKDPGFSLGSRDVYMGAVYKYIYRSARHGGTLGGSLVWQVLAQGMQQYGDGYEIVLSENPTTDSVISRQSHAMNALSHLG; this is encoded by the exons ATGGCTTGTTTTGGAAGAATCGCCTTTATTTTTGCACTAGTTTTTTTCTCCCTGGCTCTTGTCTCTAACGCTAGACATAATCCCCTGCACCATTCTAGACATAGACAAAAATTTGTTAGTGTAAAAGGATCCCACTTTAGTCTTAAGAGATCTCCATTTCTCTTCAATGGTTTCAATTCTTATTGGATGATGAGTGTTGCCGCAGACCTCAATATGAGACACCAAGTCACCCAAGTCTTTAGAGATGCCTCTGCTGCCGGCATGTCGGTGTGCCGGACATGGGCTTTCGCTGATGGAGGTAGTAATGCACTCCAGCTTTCTCCAGGCAATTATGACGAACGTGTTTTTCAG GGACTGGATTTTGTGATTTCTGAAGCGAAAAGATTTaacatatatttgatattaagTTTCGTAAACAACTATAAGGACTATGGAGGTAGACAGCAGTATGTTCAGTGGGCTCGCAATGCAGGAGTGCAAGTGAAGAACGATGACGATTTCTATACACATCCGGTAGTGAAAGGATATTACAGAAATCATGTTCAG AGGGTGATAACGAGGATCAACACCATAACGAAAGTGGCCTACAAGGACGATTCTACAATCATGGCGTGGGAGCTCATGAACGAACCCCGTTGCGACGTGGATTACTCTGGTAGAACCGTAAAC GGATGGGTTCAAGAAATGGCAAGTCTCGTGAAATCGATCGACAAGAAGCACTTGTTGACGATCGGCATGGAAGGCTTCTACGGGGACACCATGCCTGAGAAGAAACAGTTCAATCCGGGTTATCAAGTCGGGACTGATTACATCAGCAACCATCTGATCAAAGAAATCGACTTCGCCACCATACACGCCTACCCTGATATATGGTTGGCCAATCAAAATGAAGCTGCACAAATGGCCTTCATGGGGAGATGGATGCGAAGCCATCATACGGACGCCAAGACCATTCTGAAGAAGCCGCTAGTAATAGCTGAATTCGGCAAATCAAGTAAGGACCCGGGTTTCAGTTTAGGCTCCAGAGATGTTTACATGGGCGCGGTGTATAAGTACATTTACAGAAGTGCGAGACATGGTGGTACTCTGGGCGGCAGCCTGGTGTGGCAGGTGTTGGCTCAAGGGATGCAGCAGTATGGCGATGGTTATGAGATCGTCTTATCCGAAAATCCGACGACTGACTCGGTGATTTCCCGACAGTCTCATGCCATGAACGCGTTATCTCATCTTGGTTAA
- the LOC108218718 gene encoding sucrose-phosphate synthase 4, protein MARNEWINGYLEAILDAGTVLASSKGRLEEAAGKERSDGNPDAIKSMGKEFEDKLNLEKFEGGKDKSAEKLFSPTNYFVEEVVNSFDETDLHRTWLKVIATRNTRARSNRLENMCWRIWHLARKKKQIAWDAAQRLAKRRMEREMGRNDAHDDLSELSEGEKEKAEVMNQLEMTMAPANSMGKLGRVNSEMQIWSDETSSSKQHYIVLISLHGLVRGENMELGRDSDTGGQVKYVVELARALADMKGVYRVDLLTRQITCADVDSSYGEPIEMLSSPSEDSGGCGAYLIRIPCGPPNKYIPKESLWPYIPEFVDGALSHIVNVARGLGEQVDAGKPLWPHVIHGHYADAGEVAARLSGALNVPMVLTGHSLGRNKFEQLLKQGRFSREDINSTYKILRRIEGEEFGLDATEMVVTSTRQEIEEQWGLYDGFDIKLERKLRVRRRRGVSCLGRYMPRMVVIPPGMDFSYVTTEDSLEGEGDLKSLIGTGRAESKKPIPPIWSEVMRFFTNPHKPMILALSRPDPKKNVTTLLKAFGECKPLRELANLALILGNRDDIEEMHNSSSAVLTTVLKLIDKYDLYGQVAYPKHHKQTDVPEIYRLATKTKGVFINPALVEPFGLTIIEASAYGLPVVATKNGGPVDILKALNNGLLIDPHDQKAIEDALLKLVADKTLWLDCRKNGLKNIHRFSWPEHCRNYLSYVERCRNRQPTTRLEIMPTIEEPMSESLRDVDDLSLRFSIDVDMKVSGSGDLDGASREKELIETLTQMASSNGKSSGSYFPGRRQGLYVIATDCYNSSGSCTETLSLVIQNVMKAAGSKTGQIGFVLLTGLTLQETREAFKTSQLNIEDFDALICSSGSEMYFPWRDLVLDKDYEGHIEYRWPAENVRSMVMRLAMIEEDTEAESVHYMSACSSRCYSYSIKPGAKTRRIDDLRQRLRMRAFRCNLVYSHAGSRLNVMPLFASRAQSLRYLSVRWGIEMSKMVVFVGEKGDTDYEDLLVGLHKTVILRGCVEYACEMLRSEDSFKREDLVPKDSPTTAYAEGYEAQDISTALETVGIM, encoded by the exons ATGGCGCGAAACGAATGGATAAACGGGTATTTAGAGGCGATATTGGATGCAGGAACCGTGTTGGCGAGCAGCAAAGGGAGACTAGAGGAAGCTGCAGGCAAGGAGAGAAGTGATGGTAATCCTGATGCTATTAAGAGTATGGGAAAAGAGTTCGAGGACAAGTTGAATTTGGAGAAGTTTGAAGGTGGGAAAGATAAATCTGCTGAGAAGCTGTTTAGTCCGACTAATTACTTTGTTGAAGAGGTTGTTAATAGCTTTGATGAAACTGACCTCCATAGAACTTGGCTTAAG gTGATTGCAACAAGGAATACCCGTGCCCGCAGTAACAGACTGGAGAATATGTGCTGGCGTATCTGGCATCTTGCTCGTAAAAAGAAACAG ATAGCATGGGATGCTGCACAAAGGCTGGCAAAACGAAGAATGGAACGTGAGATGGGCCGAAATGATGCTCATGACGATCTTTCTGAACTGTCGGAAGGAGAAAAGGAGAAAGCTGAAGTGATGAATCAATTGGAGATGACAATGGCGCCTGCAAATTCTATGGGAAAACTGGGAAGAGTTAATTCGGAAATGCAAATTTGGTCAGATGAGACTAGCAGCTCTAAGCAACATTACATTGTCTTGATCAG TCTTCATGGACTGGTACGAGGAGAGAATATGGAACTGGGACGAGATTCTGACACTGGTGGTCAG GTGAAATATGTGGTGGAGCTAGCCAGGGCTTTGGCAGACATGAAGGGGGTGTATCGAGTCGATCTACTGACCCGACAGATTACATGTGCGGATGTTGATTCAAGCTATGGTGAGCCGATTGAGATGTTGTCAAGTCCGTCTGAAGATTCTGGTGGCTGCGGTGCTTACTTGATCCGTATCCCCTGCGGACCTCCTAACAA GTACATTCCAAAGGAATCACTATGGCCATATATACCTGAATTTGTTGATGGAGCTTTAAGTCATATTGTGAACGTGGCAAGAGGTTTAGGTGAACAGGTCGATGCGGGGAAACCACTGTGGCCACACGTGATCCACGGCCACTATGCAGATGCTGGGGAAGTGGCAGCACGCTTGTCAGGGGCGCTCAATGTGCCTATGGTCCTAACAGGGCATTCCCTGGGACGAAACAAATTTGAGCAGCTCCTGAAACAAGGAAGATTCTCTAGAGAGGACATCAATTCTACCTACAAGATATTGAGGAGGATTGAAGGTGAAGAGTTCGGATTAGATGCCACTGAAATGGTGGTGACAAGCACAAGGCAGGAGATAGAAGAACAATGGGGCTTATATGATGGTTTTGATATCAAATTGGAGAGGAAGCTTCGAGTTAGGAGACGGAGGGGAGTGAGTTGCTTGGGGAGATACATGCCAAGAATGGTG GTAATACCACCTGGTATGGACTTCAGCTATGTCACAACAGAAGATTCATTAGAAGGCGAAGGAGATCTTAAGTCACTAATTGGCACGGGCAGAGCTGAAAGCAAAAAACCTATACCTCCAATATGGTCAGAG GTGATGAGGTTTTTTACAAACCCACACAAACCTATGATACTGGCATTGTCTCGTCCAGATCCTAAAAAAAATGTGACAACTTTGCTCAAGGCTTTTGGAGAATGCAAACCGCTTCGGGAACTAGCTAACTTG GCGCTAATACTTGGTAACAGAGATGACATAGAAGAGATGCATAACAGCAGCTCAGCTGTTCTTACCACAGTACTGAAGCTCATTGACAAGTACGATTTGTATGGTCAAGTAGCCTACCCAAAGCATCACAAGCAGACAGATGTCCCAGAGATATATCGCCTAGCTACAAAAACCAAG GGTGTGTTCATCAACCCAGCTCTTGTGGAACCATTTGGTCTCACTATCATAGAG GCATCAGCTTATGGTTTACCCGTTGTTGCCACAAAAAATGGAGGCCCTGTGGACATACTAAAG GCACTCAATAACGGGCTTCTTATCGACCCTCATGACCAGAAAGCAATAGAAGATGCTCTCCTAAAGCTTGTAGCGGACAAAACTCTTTGGCTTGACTGCCGGAAAAATGGCCTAAAAAATATCCACCGCTTTTCATGGCCAGAACACTGTCGCAATTATCTCTCCTACGTGGAACGATGCAGAAATCGCCAACCCACTACTCGTCTCGAGATCATGCCAACTATTGAAGAACCGATGAGTGAGTCCTTACGTGATGTTGACGATCTCTCTTTGAGATTCTCCATTGATGTAGACATGAAGGTCAGTGGAAGTGGAGACCTTGATGGAGcgagcagagagaaggaacttATCGAAACCTTAACTCAAATGGCCTCCTCTAATGGAAAGTCCAGCGGTAGCTACTTCCCAGGAAGAAGGCAAGGCCTGTACGTAATTGCAACTGACTGTTACAACAGCAGTGGTTCCTGCACCGAAACCTTATCATTAGTCATCCAGAATGTTATGAAAGCTGCAGGCTCCAAGACAGGCCAGATAGGTTTTGTCTTGTTAACAGGTCTAACTTTACAGGAGACAAGGGAAGCTTTTAAGACGTCTCAATTGAACATAGAAGATTTTGATGCCCTGATTTGTAGCAGCGGAAGCGAAATGTATTTCCCATGGAGAGATTTAGTATTAGATAAAGATTATGAAGGCCATATCGAGTATCGGTGGCCAGCAGAAAATGTTAGATCGATGGTGATGAGACTCGCTATGATAGAGGAGGATACGGAGGCTGAATCAGTGCATTATATGAGTGCATGTAGCTCCAGATGTTACTCTTATAGCATTAAACCAGGAGCCAAG ACTAGAAGAATTGATGATTTACGCCAAAGGTTAAGAATGAGGGCCTTTCGTTGCAACCTTGTCTACTCGCATGCTGGATCGAGATTAAATGTGATGCCTTTATTTGCATCAAGAGCACAATCACTACG GTATCTATCAGTTAGATGGGGCATTGAAATGTCTAAAATGGTTGTCTTCGTGGGGGAGAAAGGGGATACAGACTATGAAGACCTGCTTGTTGGACTCCACAAGACTGTTATCCTTAGAGGGTGTGTAGAATATGCATGTGAGATGCTCAGAAGCGAAGACAGCTTTAAAAGGGAAGATTTGGTCCCCAAAGATAGCCCAACCACTGCCTACGCAGAGGGGTATGAAGCCCAAGATATTTCCACAGCTCTGGAGACTGTTGGGATCATGTGA